Proteins from one Setaria italica strain Yugu1 chromosome V, Setaria_italica_v2.0, whole genome shotgun sequence genomic window:
- the LOC101780309 gene encoding putative lipid-transfer protein DIR1, translated as MAGRKAGNAAALVAVLIVAAMAAEAGAIKLCGVDRTAVDACRSYCAVGSAEASPSKACCDKVRPAQWDCLCKFKGSLPDGIDGARVMDLQYKCKCDYPPATCGAN; from the coding sequence ATGGCCGGGAGGAAGGCGGGCaacgcggcggcgctggtggcggtGCTGATCGTGGCCGCaatggcggcggaggccggcgcgaTTAAGCTCTGCGGCGTGGACCGGACGGCGGTGGACGCGTGCCGGTCGTACTGCGCCGTGGGCAGCGCGGAGGCGAGCCCCAGCAAGGCCTGCTGCGACAAGGTGAGGCCCGCGCAGTGGGACTGCCTCTGCAAGTTCAAGGGCAGCCTCCCCGATGGCATCGACGGCGCGCGCGTCATGGATCTCCAGTACAAGTGCAAGTGCGACTACCCGCCGGCCACGTGCGGCGCCAACTAA
- the LOC101778552 gene encoding protein NRT1/ PTR FAMILY 2.13 isoform X2, translating to MDSVYSNETFEKAASFGVAANLTTYLVKRFNIGQLQATNVTNIFFATLNFTPLLGAFISDSYLGRFKTLACGCFATLLGILGVTLTASLPALKPELCNQTSQLGGHCNSPSTLQLGVLYLSLGLLTIGGGAIRPCSLPFGVDQFDQTDEKSRKGLNSYYNWYYSTSTAALVFSMTVLIYIQTNISWAIGFGIPTFFMFSAIIIFFAGARLYVHVPPEGSIFSGIAQVFVASFKKRRLNLSCSHDINKPELMLYNPPTRGNRIFRLPLTSQFRFLNKGAIMRDDDINDDGSARNSWELCSIQQIEEVKCLIRIAPICFSGILCFVAMAQQFTFIILQAFTMDSHLGPHFEIPAGSVVSISLIALTVFIPIYDQLMVPLARKLTGLEGGITLLQRQGVGLVISPISMVVAGLVEHKRRDSALSNGGMSPMTVLWLAPQLVLMGIAEAFIAVGQIEFYNKQFPEHMQTLAGSLLFCAIAAANYLSTALVNITRKVTARHGHTSWLTDNINNGKLDYYYYFIAILGVLNLFYFLTCSHYYQYKAMSLHVDESIKKHAKEEAATEIEIVTSAASK from the exons ATGGATTCAGTATACT CAAACGAGACGTTCGAAAAGGCAGCCTCATTCGGAGTGGCAGCAAACCTGACAACGTACCTTGTGAAACGCTTCAACATCGGGCAACTCCAGGCGACGAACGTAACCAACATCTTCTTCGCCACGCTGAACTTCACACCGTTGCTGGGCGCCTTCATCTCTGATTCCTACCTGGGAAGGTTCAAAACACTAGCCTGTGGGTGCTTCGCAACCCTCCTG GGGATACTGGGAGTGACTTTGACCGCATCACTTCCAGCCCTCAAACCGGAGCTATGCAACCAAACATCCCAATTAGGTGGACACTGCAATAGTCCATCAACACTCCAGCTGGGAGTGTTATACCTTTCCCTAGGGCTCCTAACTATTGGAGGTGGAGCAATACGGCCCTGCAGCTTGCCTTTTGGAGTAGACCAATTTGATCAGACTGATGAAAAGAGTCGAAAGGGCCTAAATAGCTATTATAACTGGTACTACAGCACAAGTACTGCTGCCCTGGTGTTCTCTATGACTGTTCTCATCTACATCCAGACAAACATCAGCTGGGCAATAGGATTTGGCATACCCACATTCTTCATGTTTTCTGCAATTATCATCTTCTTCGCCGGTGCCAGACTTTATGTCCATGTACCACCAGAGGGAAGCATTTTCTCTGGAATTGCGCAAGTTTTTGTGGCATCATTTAAAAAGAGAAGACTCAATCTTTCATGTTCTCATGACATAAACAAACCAGAGTTGATGCTCTACAACCCTCCCACAAGGGGCAACCGCATTTTCAGACTGCCACTAACTTCACAATTCAG GTTTCTGAACAAAGGTGCAATTATGCGGGATGATGATATAAACGATGACGGTTCTGCAAGAAACTCATGGGAACTTTGCAGTATCCAGCAAATAGAGGAAGTCAAATGTTTGATAAGAATTGCGCCTATTTGTTTTTCTGGCATCCTATGCTTCGTTGCAATGGCTCAGCAATTCACCTTTATAATATTGCAAGCGTTTACCATGGACAGTCACCTAGGGCCACACTTTGAAATTCCTGCAGGCTCTGTTGTATCGATATCACTTATCGCCCTAACTGTGTTCATCCCCATTTACGACCAACTTATGGTACCGCTTGCGAGAAAACTGACCGGGTTGGAAGGTGGAATTACACTTCTACAGAGACAGGGTGTGGGATTGGTGATTTCTCCCATTTCTATGGTGGTAGCAGGACTTGTTGAGCATAAAAGGAGGGATTCCGCTTTGTCTAATGGAGGTATGTCACCTATGACAGTTTTGTGGCTTGCACCTCAGCTGGTTTTAATGGGTATTGCTGAGGCCTTCATCGCAGTTGGACAAATAGAGTTCTACAATAAGCAGTTTCCAGAGCATATGCAAACCCTAGCAGGATCCCTATTGTTCTGTGCTATAGCTGCAGCAAACTACTTGAGTACTGCACTGGTAAACATCACCAGAAAGGTTACCGCCAGACATGGTCACACAAGCTGGTTAACAGACAATATTAACAATGGCAAACTTGACTATTACTATTATTTTATTGCCATCCTGGGAGTACTGAACCTTTTCTACTTCCTTACATGCTCTCACTACTATCAATACAAGGCCATGTCGCTCCATGTTGACGAGTCCATAAAAAAACATGCCAAGGAAGAAGCAGCTACAGAAATCGAGATCGTCACAAGTGCAGCCAGCAAATGA
- the LOC101779626 gene encoding uncharacterized protein LOC101779626 isoform X2, with translation MEAQDDCKWRQIPAFGDWNLWDDMPVTQYFQAGPFFFTAPVDKDDEDLFKVPQFPAKPYSYKKCVVRVKGEKANAVPARKKGGRRQYVNEQQKWKPKGAVDEDLYKISPQLLCKKKLLRNLLGGCLGLSCIA, from the exons ATGGAG GCGCAGGACGACTGCAAGTGGCGCCAGATTCCGGCGTTCGGCGACTGGAACCTGTGGGACGACATGCCAGTCACCCAATACTTCCAGGCAGGGCCCTTCTTCTTCACAGCACCGGTGGACAAAGACGACGAGGACCTCTTCAAGGTGCCCCAGTTCCCTGCCAAGCCCTACAGCTACAAGAAG TGTGTCGTGCGAGTGAAGGGAGAGAAAGCCAACGCTGTGCCGGCGAGGAAGAAGGGAGGCAGGAGGCAGTATGTGAACGAGCAGCAGAAGTGGAAGCCGAAGGGAGCAGTGGACGAGGACCTGTACAAGATCTCTCCGCAGCTTCTCTGCAAG AAGAAGCTACTGAGGAATTTGCTGGGAGGGTGCCTGGGCCTGAGCTGCATCGCCTGA
- the LOC101780711 gene encoding uncharacterized protein LOC101780711 isoform X1 has translation MAHGCPTTTTSSLLLFFTLSCLIIGQALCNHGHHGRTSGADYVEQYHHQELPDKHIVSQETMKGLNKDILPKYARRMLIGSMAPICTYNECRGCRFKCTAEQVPVDANDPMNSAYHYKCVCHR, from the exons ATGGCTCATGGTTGCCCCACAACTACCACAAGCTCCCTGCTCCTCTTCTTCACTCTCTCTTGCCTGATTATCGGCCAAGCTCTCTGCAACCATGGTCACCATGGCAGAACATCAG GTGCAGATTACGTAGAGCAATATCACCACCAGGAATTGCCTGACAAACATATAGTTTCGCAGGAGACCATGAAG GGTCTAAACAAGGACATACTGCCAAAGTATGCAAGGAGAATGTTGATCGGCTCAATGGCTCCAATATGCACATACAATGAGTGCAGAGGGTGTCGATTCAAGTGTACTGCTGAGCAAGTCCCAGTGGATGCAAATGACCCCATGAACAGTGCTTACCATTACAAGTGTGTTTGCCACAGGTGA
- the LOC101777883 gene encoding 28 kDa ribonucleoprotein, chloroplastic, which yields MVEPLGLVQHVQATLLLEPTITGQPIFQRFNPPTGSRDHRRAPLLAGGMTPRALLSRLRLAPLLHDGHHLRRLVSAAAASPPDEAPPGAPPPPPSNSRLFVAGLSWSVDERSLTDAFSTFGTVTEVRIIYDKNSGRPRGFGFVHFSNDHEAKCAKDAMDGKVMLGRPLRISFALEKVRGAPVIVPRLSTVK from the exons atGGTTGAACCGCTCGGCCTGGTCCAACACGTGCAGGCCACATTGCTCTTGGAGCCCACAATAACTGGGCAGCCCATTTTTCAACGGTTCAACCCCCCCACGGGCTCTCGCGaccaccgccgcgcgccgctgctcgccggcggcatGACGCCTCGAGCGCTGCTCTCCCGCCTGCGCCTCGCCCCTCTCCTCCACGACGGCCACCACCTGCGGCGCCTTgtctccgccgcggccgcctcacCACCAGACGAGGCGCCTcccggtgcgccgccgccgccgccctccaacTCCAGGCTCTTCGTCGCCG GGTTGTCATGGTCCGTGGACGAGCGCTCCCTCACGGACGCCTTCTCCACCTTCGGCACCGTCACCGAAG TTAGAATAATTTATGACAAAAATTCCGGAAGGCCAAGAGGCTTTGGATTTGTTCACTTCTCAAATGATCATGAAGCTAAGTGTGCCAAGGATGCTATGGATGGAAAG GTAATGCTAGGGCGGCCATTGCGAATAAGTTTTGCTCTTGAAAAAGTCCGTGGCGCACCAGTGATTGTTCCCCGACTTTCTACG GTGAAGTGA
- the LOC101778552 gene encoding protein NRT1/ PTR FAMILY 2.12 isoform X1, with the protein METGTEMAAEQEGGALPRQNGRASEPAAATRKKKPQGWKCMPFIIANETFEKAASFGVAANLTTYLVKRFNIGQLQATNVTNIFFATLNFTPLLGAFISDSYLGRFKTLACGCFATLLGILGVTLTASLPALKPELCNQTSQLGGHCNSPSTLQLGVLYLSLGLLTIGGGAIRPCSLPFGVDQFDQTDEKSRKGLNSYYNWYYSTSTAALVFSMTVLIYIQTNISWAIGFGIPTFFMFSAIIIFFAGARLYVHVPPEGSIFSGIAQVFVASFKKRRLNLSCSHDINKPELMLYNPPTRGNRIFRLPLTSQFRFLNKGAIMRDDDINDDGSARNSWELCSIQQIEEVKCLIRIAPICFSGILCFVAMAQQFTFIILQAFTMDSHLGPHFEIPAGSVVSISLIALTVFIPIYDQLMVPLARKLTGLEGGITLLQRQGVGLVISPISMVVAGLVEHKRRDSALSNGGMSPMTVLWLAPQLVLMGIAEAFIAVGQIEFYNKQFPEHMQTLAGSLLFCAIAAANYLSTALVNITRKVTARHGHTSWLTDNINNGKLDYYYYFIAILGVLNLFYFLTCSHYYQYKAMSLHVDESIKKHAKEEAATEIEIVTSAASK; encoded by the exons ATGGAAACCGGCACTGAGATGGCTGCCGAACAGGAGGGAGGAGCCCTGCCGAGGCAGAACGGCCGTGCGAgtgagccggcggcggccacgaggaagaagaagccgcaGGGGTGGAAGTGCATGCCCTTCATCATAG CAAACGAGACGTTCGAAAAGGCAGCCTCATTCGGAGTGGCAGCAAACCTGACAACGTACCTTGTGAAACGCTTCAACATCGGGCAACTCCAGGCGACGAACGTAACCAACATCTTCTTCGCCACGCTGAACTTCACACCGTTGCTGGGCGCCTTCATCTCTGATTCCTACCTGGGAAGGTTCAAAACACTAGCCTGTGGGTGCTTCGCAACCCTCCTG GGGATACTGGGAGTGACTTTGACCGCATCACTTCCAGCCCTCAAACCGGAGCTATGCAACCAAACATCCCAATTAGGTGGACACTGCAATAGTCCATCAACACTCCAGCTGGGAGTGTTATACCTTTCCCTAGGGCTCCTAACTATTGGAGGTGGAGCAATACGGCCCTGCAGCTTGCCTTTTGGAGTAGACCAATTTGATCAGACTGATGAAAAGAGTCGAAAGGGCCTAAATAGCTATTATAACTGGTACTACAGCACAAGTACTGCTGCCCTGGTGTTCTCTATGACTGTTCTCATCTACATCCAGACAAACATCAGCTGGGCAATAGGATTTGGCATACCCACATTCTTCATGTTTTCTGCAATTATCATCTTCTTCGCCGGTGCCAGACTTTATGTCCATGTACCACCAGAGGGAAGCATTTTCTCTGGAATTGCGCAAGTTTTTGTGGCATCATTTAAAAAGAGAAGACTCAATCTTTCATGTTCTCATGACATAAACAAACCAGAGTTGATGCTCTACAACCCTCCCACAAGGGGCAACCGCATTTTCAGACTGCCACTAACTTCACAATTCAG GTTTCTGAACAAAGGTGCAATTATGCGGGATGATGATATAAACGATGACGGTTCTGCAAGAAACTCATGGGAACTTTGCAGTATCCAGCAAATAGAGGAAGTCAAATGTTTGATAAGAATTGCGCCTATTTGTTTTTCTGGCATCCTATGCTTCGTTGCAATGGCTCAGCAATTCACCTTTATAATATTGCAAGCGTTTACCATGGACAGTCACCTAGGGCCACACTTTGAAATTCCTGCAGGCTCTGTTGTATCGATATCACTTATCGCCCTAACTGTGTTCATCCCCATTTACGACCAACTTATGGTACCGCTTGCGAGAAAACTGACCGGGTTGGAAGGTGGAATTACACTTCTACAGAGACAGGGTGTGGGATTGGTGATTTCTCCCATTTCTATGGTGGTAGCAGGACTTGTTGAGCATAAAAGGAGGGATTCCGCTTTGTCTAATGGAGGTATGTCACCTATGACAGTTTTGTGGCTTGCACCTCAGCTGGTTTTAATGGGTATTGCTGAGGCCTTCATCGCAGTTGGACAAATAGAGTTCTACAATAAGCAGTTTCCAGAGCATATGCAAACCCTAGCAGGATCCCTATTGTTCTGTGCTATAGCTGCAGCAAACTACTTGAGTACTGCACTGGTAAACATCACCAGAAAGGTTACCGCCAGACATGGTCACACAAGCTGGTTAACAGACAATATTAACAATGGCAAACTTGACTATTACTATTATTTTATTGCCATCCTGGGAGTACTGAACCTTTTCTACTTCCTTACATGCTCTCACTACTATCAATACAAGGCCATGTCGCTCCATGTTGACGAGTCCATAAAAAAACATGCCAAGGAAGAAGCAGCTACAGAAATCGAGATCGTCACAAGTGCAGCCAGCAAATGA
- the LOC101779626 gene encoding uncharacterized protein LOC101779626 isoform X1: MEAQDDCKWRQIPAFGDWNLWDDMPVTQYFQAGPFFFTAPVDKDDEDLFKVPQFPAKPYSYKKCVVRVKGEKANAVPARKKGGRRQYVNEQQKWKPKGAVDEDLYKISPQLLCKVKKKKLLRNLLGGCLGLSCIA; encoded by the exons ATGGAG GCGCAGGACGACTGCAAGTGGCGCCAGATTCCGGCGTTCGGCGACTGGAACCTGTGGGACGACATGCCAGTCACCCAATACTTCCAGGCAGGGCCCTTCTTCTTCACAGCACCGGTGGACAAAGACGACGAGGACCTCTTCAAGGTGCCCCAGTTCCCTGCCAAGCCCTACAGCTACAAGAAG TGTGTCGTGCGAGTGAAGGGAGAGAAAGCCAACGCTGTGCCGGCGAGGAAGAAGGGAGGCAGGAGGCAGTATGTGAACGAGCAGCAGAAGTGGAAGCCGAAGGGAGCAGTGGACGAGGACCTGTACAAGATCTCTCCGCAGCTTCTCTGCAAGGTGAAGAAG AAGAAGCTACTGAGGAATTTGCTGGGAGGGTGCCTGGGCCTGAGCTGCATCGCCTGA
- the LOC101780711 gene encoding EPIDERMAL PATTERNING FACTOR-like protein 9 isoform X2 → MAHGCPTTTTSSLLLFFTLSCLIIGQALCNHGHHGRTSDYVEQYHHQELPDKHIVSQETMKGLNKDILPKYARRMLIGSMAPICTYNECRGCRFKCTAEQVPVDANDPMNSAYHYKCVCHR, encoded by the exons ATGGCTCATGGTTGCCCCACAACTACCACAAGCTCCCTGCTCCTCTTCTTCACTCTCTCTTGCCTGATTATCGGCCAAGCTCTCTGCAACCATGGTCACCATGGCAGAACATCAG ATTACGTAGAGCAATATCACCACCAGGAATTGCCTGACAAACATATAGTTTCGCAGGAGACCATGAAG GGTCTAAACAAGGACATACTGCCAAAGTATGCAAGGAGAATGTTGATCGGCTCAATGGCTCCAATATGCACATACAATGAGTGCAGAGGGTGTCGATTCAAGTGTACTGCTGAGCAAGTCCCAGTGGATGCAAATGACCCCATGAACAGTGCTTACCATTACAAGTGTGTTTGCCACAGGTGA